One genomic window of Paeniglutamicibacter sp. Y32M11 includes the following:
- a CDS encoding YdiU family protein: MSVDAQSTVSLDGQFARELPELATPWQAEPAPDPRLVVLNEPLAAQLGFDPASLRNAEGLGLLIGTALPDGATPVAQGYAGHQFGSYSPRLGDGRALLLGEIADAQGRLRDLHLKGSGRTPFARRGDGLATLGPMLREYVISEAMHALDIPTTRSLAVVATGRQVRRETMLPGAVLTRVASSHLRVGSFQYARAMDNQDLLRRLADHAIARHHPGAAQAQNPYLALFESVVAAQASLLARWMLVGFIHGVMNTDNMTISGEGIDYGPCAFMDVFDPATVYSSIDEGGRYAYGNQPLVAQWNLARLAEALLPLFHEDQEQAVALAQESLGAFHSKYSAEWLAGMKTKLGLAGSLDDDVATSLTDELVTLLPEGRVDYTSFFRSLGTAARVDAEPASLMFANPAGFEAWVQRWRALDPDAELMDRTNPIYIPRNHLVEEALAAAVDGDLEPFSKLLAAVGAPFDERPGFERYAAAAPEDFGPYRTFCGT, translated from the coding sequence ATGAGTGTCGACGCACAATCCACCGTCTCTTTGGACGGCCAATTTGCCCGTGAACTTCCCGAGCTGGCCACCCCCTGGCAGGCAGAACCGGCTCCGGATCCGCGGCTGGTGGTGCTCAACGAGCCGCTGGCCGCCCAGCTGGGCTTTGACCCCGCGTCCCTGCGCAACGCAGAGGGACTGGGGCTGCTGATCGGTACCGCGCTACCGGATGGTGCCACTCCGGTGGCCCAAGGATATGCAGGCCACCAGTTCGGCTCCTACTCGCCGCGTCTGGGTGATGGCCGGGCGCTGTTGCTCGGCGAGATTGCCGATGCGCAGGGTCGTCTTCGGGACCTGCACCTCAAGGGTTCCGGACGCACCCCGTTTGCCCGCCGCGGTGACGGCCTGGCCACCCTCGGCCCGATGCTGCGCGAATACGTCATCAGCGAGGCGATGCACGCCTTGGACATTCCCACCACACGCTCGCTGGCCGTGGTGGCGACGGGACGGCAGGTTCGCCGTGAGACCATGCTTCCTGGGGCCGTGCTGACCCGGGTGGCCAGCAGCCATCTGCGGGTAGGCAGCTTCCAGTATGCGCGGGCCATGGACAATCAGGACCTGCTGCGTCGCCTGGCCGACCATGCGATCGCACGTCACCATCCCGGTGCAGCGCAAGCACAGAACCCCTATCTCGCGCTCTTCGAATCGGTGGTCGCGGCCCAGGCATCTCTGCTGGCCCGGTGGATGCTGGTGGGTTTCATCCACGGTGTGATGAACACCGACAATATGACCATATCGGGGGAGGGTATCGACTACGGGCCGTGCGCCTTCATGGACGTTTTTGATCCGGCCACGGTCTACAGCTCGATCGACGAGGGCGGGCGCTATGCCTACGGCAACCAGCCCCTGGTGGCGCAGTGGAACCTCGCCCGTCTTGCGGAGGCACTGCTGCCCCTGTTCCACGAGGACCAGGAACAGGCCGTTGCCCTGGCACAGGAATCCCTCGGCGCTTTCCACAGCAAGTACAGCGCCGAGTGGTTGGCCGGAATGAAAACCAAGCTCGGACTGGCCGGCAGTCTCGACGATGACGTAGCCACCTCCCTCACCGACGAACTGGTCACCCTCCTGCCAGAAGGCCGCGTCGACTACACGTCCTTCTTCCGGAGCTTGGGGACGGCCGCGCGTGTGGATGCCGAGCCTGCAAGCTTGATGTTCGCGAACCCGGCCGGTTTCGAGGCGTGGGTTCAGCGCTGGCGGGCACTGGATCCGGATGCAGAGCTGATGGACCGGACCAATCCCATCTACATCCCGCGGAACCACCTTGTCGAGGAGGCGCTCGCTGCTGCGGTCGACGGCGACTTGGAGCCGTTCTCGAAGCTTTTGGCTGCGGTCGGCGCACCTTTCGATGAGCGTCCCGGCTTCGAGCGGTATGCCGCCGCGGCCCCGGAAGACTTCGGCCCCTATCGGACCTTCTGCGGAACCTAA
- a CDS encoding alpha/beta hydrolase, with protein sequence MLTVVGLLATTALSSPANAAVPSSMHILSSTAPTVQVAKKTTHDTTSKAESKRVDGFKTPKPQWFNCTPFAPGAQCASVELPLDYDKPGGAKTEVALLRIKAKDQKKRIGTLFVNPGGPGGSGVAIAASAPDFLSASVLERFDVVGFDPRGTNFSDNVRCWKNLGGQETALAGMNVPYPDTLKEMRAFVKSSKAFGKACSTTGKPVSASMSTAEVARDMDVLRRMVGDKQLTYLGFSYGSYLGTVYANMFPERVRAVAIDGVLDPVAWAGTASTAGTPQTQRIKSGEGAEKAMRGILSRCKKAGKDYCQLAGQGDPETLYRAIMAELKRSPLVFTDPEYPEYDFTLNSATLTSGMLSYMYDPQGASMVDGELTYALQMLQERAISKGTTFPKSATPTKEPTKSKLKIARRALAKSMRAVDVEEKAAAQDIAKKAAATGFAFPYDSSPEVFQSVLCTDSRNPAKAENWTRYAAAASKTAPGFGQMWTWASAPCASTTWTAKDEDSYKGPFTRRTKNPMLVVGNYWDPATNYSGAQKVAKLMPNSRLLSSDSWGHTAYGTSKCVTNAMDSYLLTKRMPAVGKLCTGDVQPFTEKIEDFGNQRRKDGPERQLPPVVPPLPGALPRS encoded by the coding sequence ATGCTGACGGTGGTGGGCCTGCTGGCCACAACGGCCCTCAGCTCCCCGGCCAACGCCGCCGTGCCGTCCTCCATGCACATTCTTTCCTCCACCGCACCGACGGTACAGGTAGCAAAGAAGACCACCCATGACACGACGAGCAAGGCCGAAAGCAAACGCGTCGATGGGTTCAAGACCCCCAAGCCGCAGTGGTTCAACTGCACACCCTTCGCCCCTGGCGCTCAATGTGCTTCGGTAGAGCTCCCCTTGGACTACGACAAGCCTGGTGGGGCCAAGACCGAAGTCGCGCTGTTGCGAATCAAGGCCAAGGACCAGAAGAAACGCATCGGAACCCTGTTCGTCAACCCGGGCGGCCCCGGAGGCTCCGGAGTTGCGATTGCTGCTTCGGCCCCTGATTTTCTGAGCGCCAGTGTCTTGGAGCGTTTTGATGTCGTCGGGTTCGATCCACGCGGCACCAACTTTAGTGACAATGTGCGTTGCTGGAAGAACCTCGGAGGGCAGGAAACAGCCTTAGCTGGGATGAACGTTCCGTATCCGGATACGCTCAAGGAAATGCGCGCCTTTGTAAAATCCTCCAAGGCCTTCGGCAAGGCATGCTCCACCACCGGCAAGCCAGTCTCGGCCTCGATGTCCACCGCCGAGGTGGCCCGCGACATGGACGTCTTGCGTCGCATGGTCGGGGACAAGCAACTGACCTACCTGGGCTTTTCCTACGGCAGCTACCTGGGCACCGTGTATGCCAACATGTTCCCTGAACGGGTCCGTGCTGTGGCCATCGACGGCGTGCTTGATCCGGTGGCGTGGGCTGGAACCGCCTCCACCGCTGGCACTCCGCAGACCCAACGCATCAAATCGGGAGAGGGCGCGGAGAAAGCCATGCGCGGAATCCTGAGCCGCTGCAAGAAGGCCGGCAAGGACTACTGCCAATTGGCTGGCCAGGGCGACCCAGAAACGCTCTACCGTGCGATCATGGCCGAACTGAAGCGCTCACCTCTGGTGTTCACGGATCCTGAATATCCCGAATACGATTTCACGCTGAACTCAGCCACACTGACCTCGGGCATGCTTAGTTACATGTATGACCCGCAAGGGGCATCGATGGTGGACGGGGAGCTGACCTATGCTTTGCAGATGCTCCAAGAAAGGGCCATATCGAAGGGAACCACGTTCCCGAAGAGTGCCACCCCGACGAAGGAACCGACCAAGTCCAAACTGAAGATCGCACGCAGGGCGCTGGCCAAGAGCATGCGTGCCGTCGACGTGGAGGAGAAAGCTGCGGCTCAGGATATCGCCAAAAAGGCAGCAGCCACCGGGTTCGCGTTCCCCTATGACAGCTCTCCCGAAGTCTTCCAGTCGGTGCTATGCACCGATTCAAGGAATCCTGCCAAGGCAGAAAACTGGACACGCTACGCAGCTGCGGCAAGCAAGACCGCGCCAGGGTTCGGCCAGATGTGGACCTGGGCTTCGGCCCCGTGTGCCAGCACTACATGGACAGCCAAGGACGAGGATTCCTACAAGGGACCGTTCACGCGCCGGACCAAGAACCCGATGTTGGTGGTGGGAAACTACTGGGATCCGGCGACAAACTACTCCGGGGCCCAGAAGGTCGCGAAGTTGATGCCTAACAGCCGGCTTCTGAGCAGTGATAGCTGGGGCCACACCGCGTACGGCACCTCGAAATGTGTCACGAATGCCATGGACAGTTACCTGTTGACCAAGCGAATGCCAGCAGTCGGGAAGCTCTGCACGGGAGACGTGCAACCATTCACTGAAAAGATTGAAGATTTCGGTAACCAGCGTCGCAAGGACGGTCCGGAGCGCCAGCTGCCGCCGGTGGTGCCGCCGCTTCCCGGAGCGCTTCCACGCAGCTAA